The Streptomyces seoulensis genome contains a region encoding:
- the pdhA gene encoding pyruvate dehydrogenase (acetyl-transferring) E1 component subunit alpha, with protein sequence MTVMEQRGAYRPSPPPAWQPRMDPAPLLPDAEPYRVLGTDTAAKADPDLLRRLYAQLVRGRRYNTQATALTKQGRLAVYPSSTGQEACEVAAALALEERDWLFPSYRDTLAVVARGVDPVETLTLLRGDWHNGYDPHTHRVAPLSTPLATQLPHAVGLAHAARLKGDDVVALAMVGDGGTSEGDFHEALNFAAVWQAPVVFLVQNNGFAISVPLAKQTAAPSLAHKAVGYGMPGRLVDGNDAAAVHEVLSDAVRHARAGGGPTLVEAVTYRVEAHTNADDATRYREDDEVETWRRHDPVQLLERELTARGLLDEAAIDAVRQDAEAMAADLRERMNQDPRLDPMDLFDHVYAEPTSQLREQRALLRTELAAEQDEQEGDPR encoded by the coding sequence ATGACGGTCATGGAGCAGCGGGGCGCGTATCGGCCATCGCCGCCGCCCGCCTGGCAGCCCCGCATGGACCCCGCGCCGCTGCTGCCCGACGCCGAGCCCTATCGCGTCCTCGGCACCGACACGGCCGCCAAGGCCGACCCGGACCTGCTGCGCAGGCTCTACGCGCAGCTCGTCCGCGGCCGCCGCTACAACACGCAGGCCACCGCGCTCACCAAGCAGGGCCGGCTTGCCGTGTACCCCTCCAGCACCGGCCAGGAGGCGTGCGAGGTCGCCGCCGCCCTGGCCCTGGAGGAGCGCGACTGGCTGTTCCCCAGCTACCGCGACACCCTCGCCGTCGTCGCCCGCGGCGTCGACCCGGTCGAGACGCTCACCCTGCTGCGCGGCGACTGGCACAACGGCTACGACCCGCACACCCACCGCGTGGCCCCGCTCAGCACCCCGCTGGCCACCCAGTTGCCGCATGCCGTGGGTCTCGCCCACGCCGCCCGTCTCAAGGGTGACGACGTGGTCGCGCTGGCCATGGTCGGCGACGGCGGCACCAGCGAGGGCGACTTCCACGAGGCGCTGAACTTCGCCGCCGTCTGGCAGGCCCCGGTCGTCTTCCTCGTGCAGAACAACGGCTTCGCCATCTCCGTCCCGCTCGCCAAGCAGACCGCCGCGCCCTCCCTCGCCCACAAGGCGGTCGGGTACGGCATGCCGGGCCGCCTGGTCGACGGCAACGACGCGGCAGCCGTGCACGAGGTCCTCAGCGACGCGGTACGGCACGCCCGCGCCGGCGGCGGTCCGACCCTGGTCGAGGCGGTGACCTACCGAGTCGAGGCCCACACCAACGCCGACGACGCCACCCGCTACCGCGAGGACGACGAGGTCGAGACCTGGCGGCGGCACGACCCCGTCCAGCTCCTGGAGCGCGAGCTGACCGCGCGCGGGCTGCTCGACGAGGCCGCCATCGACGCCGTCCGCCAGGACGCCGAGGCGATGGCCGCCGACCTGCGCGAACGCATGAACCAGGACCCCCGGCTCGACCCCATGGACCTCTTCGACCACGTGTACGCCGAGCCCACCTCGCAGTTGCGCGAACAGCGCGCGCTGCTCCGTACCGAGCTGGCCGCCGAGCAGGACGAGCAGGAAGGCGACCCGCGATGA